In a genomic window of Deinococcota bacterium:
- a CDS encoding PIG-L family deacetylase, with product MRIMAIFAHPDDELGCLGTLRRHAERGDAVMLVWTTLGELASQFGDASREEVSRVRQEHGAWVAHKVGAEHRFFDMGDSRMTGSRAEALEIARLYARWQPDSIITWSDDHPHPDHRMTAKVSFDAVTLARIPKIINDEIDDRLEAHRRPVRFYQYPSSATIRPVMHVDISEQIGLVSEAFAFYRDFYRWEWTEEQFRASRASHGREVGVKFAEKFQLRQAFGPATDYLL from the coding sequence ATGCGCATCATGGCCATCTTTGCCCATCCCGACGACGAGCTCGGCTGTTTGGGCACCCTGCGCCGCCACGCCGAGCGCGGTGATGCGGTGATGCTGGTGTGGACCACCCTGGGCGAACTCGCCAGCCAGTTCGGCGACGCCTCCAGAGAGGAGGTGAGCCGCGTCAGGCAGGAGCACGGCGCCTGGGTCGCTCACAAGGTGGGCGCCGAACACCGTTTCTTCGACATGGGCGACTCGAGGATGACGGGCTCGCGCGCCGAGGCGCTGGAGATCGCCCGCCTCTACGCCCGCTGGCAGCCCGACTCGATCATCACCTGGAGCGACGATCACCCCCACCCCGACCACCGCATGACCGCCAAGGTCAGCTTCGACGCGGTCACCCTGGCGCGGATTCCCAAAATCATCAACGACGAAATCGACGACAGGCTCGAGGCCCACCGCCGGCCGGTGCGCTTCTACCAGTACCCTTCGTCGGCGACCATCCGCCCGGTCATGCACGTCGACATCAGCGAGCAGATAGGGCTCGTCAGCGAGGCCTTCGCCTTCTACCGCGACTTCTACAGGTGGGAGTGGACCGAGGAGCAGTTCAGGGCCAGCCGCGCCAGCCACGGCCGCGAGGTCGGCGTGAAGTTCGCCGAGAAGTTTCAGCTTCGTCAGGCCTTTGGGCCGGCGACCGATTACCTGCTCTAG
- a CDS encoding alcohol dehydrogenase catalytic domain-containing protein has product MKALRYYPSVPRYLLAGRLGTRYPIAQLPLRLERLPAPQIPPGWQRVKVRLSGICGSDLALLYGKNSPRLSPFFSFPAVLGHEILGEVEGVRVVVNPLLACRERGVEACAACQGGEDGRCQKPAEGAFAPGMLGFCRDLPGGWGETVAVHPDRLYPIPDTVPDARAVLAEPLAVALRGLSLAFPGGPPASLLVVGAGTIGLLTVVALRLTGYGGELHAVARHLVQADMARQLGADRVHGSVAEAAEAVGAKAYRAIIGPPAWRGGFGAVVDAAGSASSLEQASWAVAEGGTLLLLGAPGHLRHDLSPYWFRELRLVGSYVYRREDFAKAVSLLAEAEGLERLVGASYPLEEWREALGAVRTRRAVKVVFAPQT; this is encoded by the coding sequence ATGAAGGCGCTTCGCTACTACCCCTCCGTGCCTCGCTACCTTCTGGCCGGGCGGCTCGGCACGCGTTACCCCATCGCGCAGTTGCCGCTCAGGCTCGAGCGCCTGCCCGCGCCCCAAATCCCGCCGGGCTGGCAGCGCGTCAAGGTGCGCCTGTCGGGCATCTGCGGCTCCGACCTGGCGCTGCTCTATGGCAAGAACTCGCCCCGGCTCTCGCCCTTCTTTTCCTTCCCGGCGGTCTTGGGGCATGAGATTCTGGGCGAGGTGGAGGGCGTGCGCGTGGTCGTCAACCCGCTCTTGGCCTGCCGCGAGCGGGGTGTAGAGGCCTGCGCGGCCTGCCAGGGGGGCGAGGACGGGCGCTGCCAAAAGCCCGCGGAGGGCGCCTTCGCCCCCGGCATGCTGGGCTTCTGCCGCGACCTCCCCGGCGGCTGGGGCGAGACGGTCGCGGTCCACCCCGACCGGCTCTATCCCATCCCCGACACTGTCCCGGACGCTCGAGCGGTCTTGGCCGAGCCGCTGGCGGTGGCGCTGCGCGGCTTGAGCTTGGCCTTTCCCGGCGGGCCGCCCGCCAGCTTGCTCGTCGTCGGCGCGGGCACCATCGGCCTGCTGACGGTGGTGGCCCTGCGCCTGACGGGCTACGGGGGCGAACTCCACGCCGTCGCCCGCCATCTTGTTCAGGCCGACATGGCCAGGCAGCTGGGCGCGGACCGGGTCCACGGCTCGGTTGCCGAGGCGGCGGAGGCGGTGGGGGCCAAAGCCTACCGGGCGATCATCGGCCCTCCCGCCTGGCGCGGCGGCTTCGGCGCGGTGGTGGACGCCGCGGGCAGCGCCAGTTCGCTCGAGCAGGCTTCCTGGGCCGTGGCCGAGGGCGGGACGCTGCTGCTCCTCGGCGCGCCTGGGCACCTGCGCCACGACCTCTCCCCCTACTGGTTCCGCGAGCTCAGGCTCGTCGGGAGCTATGTCTACAGGCGTGAGGACTTTGCGAAGGCGGTCAGCTTGCTTGCCGAGGCCGAGGGTCTCGAGCGCCTCGTCGGCGCCTCCTACCCGCTTGAGGAGTGGCGCGAGGCCTTGGGGGCGGTGCGGACGCGGCGGGCGGTCAAGGTGGTCTTCGCGCCGCAGACCTAG
- a CDS encoding glucose-1-phosphate thymidylyltransferase, producing the protein MKGLILAAGLGTRLRPLSNARPKPVIAVANRPLIVHALDHLVAAGIGEVGIVVSSTTVAEIQRTLAAYRGARISYISQARPAGLAHAVKAARAFLGDEPFVTYLGDNLFQHGVGAFVDAFRQGNGEVHTVLALARVADPRQFGVAVVEDGRVTRLVEKPVHPPSDLAVAGVYVFDACVHAVIDELAVSARGEYEITDAISGLIRAGKRVAAVEVTGWWKDTGRPEDVLEANRLLLAALEPRQEGRLEGSEVRGAVAVEAGALVRNSLIEGPTIIGAGARVLDAHIGPYTSIGAGVRVRRAVIADSVIEEASVIEGIGAPIRSSLIGARVEIRGAGGDAHRLVLGDRSRLELLE; encoded by the coding sequence TTGAAGGGACTCATCCTCGCCGCCGGCCTGGGCACCCGCCTGCGGCCGCTCAGCAACGCCCGGCCCAAGCCCGTGATCGCGGTCGCCAACCGGCCGCTCATCGTCCACGCGCTCGACCACCTGGTGGCGGCGGGCATCGGCGAGGTCGGCATCGTGGTGTCGAGTACCACGGTGGCCGAGATCCAGCGGACGCTGGCGGCTTACCGGGGCGCCCGGATAAGCTACATCAGCCAGGCGCGGCCGGCGGGTCTGGCGCACGCGGTCAAGGCCGCGAGGGCCTTTTTGGGTGACGAACCCTTCGTCACCTATCTGGGCGACAACCTCTTTCAGCACGGCGTCGGCGCCTTTGTGGACGCCTTCCGGCAAGGGAACGGTGAGGTTCATACGGTTTTGGCCCTGGCGCGCGTTGCGGACCCGCGCCAGTTCGGGGTGGCGGTGGTCGAGGACGGGCGCGTCACCCGGCTCGTCGAGAAGCCCGTCCACCCACCCAGCGACCTGGCGGTGGCCGGCGTCTACGTCTTCGACGCCTGCGTCCACGCGGTCATCGACGAGCTCGCCGTGAGCGCGCGCGGCGAGTACGAGATCACCGACGCCATTTCAGGGCTCATCCGGGCGGGCAAGCGGGTGGCAGCCGTCGAGGTGACGGGCTGGTGGAAGGACACCGGCCGCCCCGAGGATGTGCTCGAGGCCAACCGCCTGCTCCTGGCGGCCCTCGAGCCCCGTCAGGAGGGGCGGCTCGAAGGAAGCGAAGTGCGCGGCGCCGTCGCGGTCGAGGCGGGCGCGCTGGTCAGGAACTCGCTCATCGAGGGTCCCACCATCATCGGCGCGGGCGCGCGCGTCCTTGACGCCCATATCGGCCCCTATACCAGCATCGGCGCCGGGGTGCGGGTGCGGCGCGCGGTGATCGCGGACAGCGTGATCGAGGAGGCGTCGGTGATCGAGGGGATAGGCGCGCCTATCCGCTCGAGCCTGATCGGCGCGCGCGTCGAGATCCGCGGCGCCGGGGGAGACGCGCACCGCCTGGTGCTCGGCGACCGCAGCCGCCTCGAGCTGCTCGAGTGA
- a CDS encoding endonuclease/exonuclease/phosphatase family protein, translated as MKVMTWNINGGYGLQSMSPKVYLKAENLSYFIAQIEDVAADIVCLQEVHLNTSRSQAHEIASSLGYNYIFETVTSESHIDDAYRLANAILSKHALAKPRAVKLPLPTFKLSLLLLTDGEHARVHDKYLQRVRCGDLLIANTHLLPLHILGSSYESQEGSAFAREIEGVLLEHLDTPLILCGDFNVHNLKAVYPRLFHRLRALALRP; from the coding sequence ATGAAGGTAATGACGTGGAACATCAACGGTGGCTATGGCTTGCAATCCATGAGTCCAAAGGTATACCTCAAGGCTGAAAATCTCTCCTATTTCATCGCTCAAATTGAAGATGTCGCTGCGGATATCGTTTGCCTTCAAGAGGTTCACCTGAACACGTCCCGGTCTCAAGCGCACGAAATCGCCTCCAGCCTCGGCTACAATTACATCTTTGAAACAGTCACGAGCGAGTCCCATATCGACGACGCTTATAGACTCGCCAACGCCATTCTCTCCAAACACGCCCTTGCAAAGCCTCGAGCCGTCAAGTTACCGCTCCCGACTTTCAAGCTCAGCCTCCTGCTGCTTACCGATGGGGAGCACGCCAGGGTCCATGACAAGTATCTTCAGCGCGTGAGGTGCGGCGATCTGCTGATTGCCAACACCCACCTCCTTCCTCTTCATATCCTGGGCTCGAGCTATGAAAGTCAGGAGGGAAGCGCGTTCGCTCGAGAGATTGAGGGGGTCTTGCTCGAACATCTGGACACGCCGCTCATTCTCTGCGGGGACTTTAATGTCCATAACCTCAAGGCAGTCTATCCGCGCCTCTTTCATAGGTTAAGGGCACTAGCCCTTAGGCCCTAG
- a CDS encoding class II aldolase/adducin family protein: protein MITSAPSRSPQSAPPAGAPVFSFHGEPSPGLGELAADLKRALGEAGYRFEEAADAPRLVLNFITEEAPAPFRRRAQAVFVLSLLELPELPAEPVKALYPYLVRSLSNMLLVYAPGEGVHFVTLELGHYVEREGPRFAERLVERIKPLAESRLVIDNDFRGDLEEALRAGDALTRALSLAGKRLADWDLLPAPFSIDEILSPEDLRHVKRLYGIGGLSYGNLSVRKDEGRFWMSASGVDKSRLETVGRDILMVTDYDEAENAMRLSVPPGVEPRRVSVDAIEHWMIYREHPDVGAIIHVHAWMDGVPSTELNYPCGTFELGEAVAETLRRADDPARAIVGLKNHGLTITGRSVEDVLARIEGRLVQNIPMI, encoded by the coding sequence ATGATCACTTCCGCTCCCTCTCGCTCTCCGCAATCGGCGCCCCCGGCAGGCGCCCCCGTCTTCAGCTTTCACGGCGAGCCCTCGCCCGGCTTGGGCGAGCTTGCCGCGGATCTCAAGCGCGCGCTCGGCGAGGCCGGCTACCGCTTCGAAGAGGCCGCCGACGCCCCGCGCCTGGTCCTCAACTTCATCACCGAGGAGGCGCCCGCACCCTTTAGGCGCCGCGCTCAGGCGGTCTTCGTCCTCTCGCTGCTGGAGCTGCCCGAGCTGCCGGCGGAGCCCGTCAAGGCGCTCTACCCCTACCTGGTGCGCTCGCTCTCCAACATGCTGCTCGTCTATGCGCCGGGTGAGGGCGTGCACTTCGTCACCTTGGAGCTCGGCCACTACGTCGAGCGGGAAGGCCCGCGCTTCGCCGAGCGGCTGGTCGAGCGCATCAAGCCCCTGGCCGAGTCGCGGCTGGTCATCGACAATGACTTCAGGGGTGACCTCGAGGAGGCGCTGCGCGCGGGCGACGCGCTCACCCGCGCGCTCAGCCTGGCCGGCAAGCGCCTTGCCGACTGGGACCTCTTGCCCGCGCCCTTTTCCATCGACGAGATCCTGTCGCCCGAGGATCTGCGCCACGTCAAGAGGCTCTACGGCATCGGCGGCCTCTCCTACGGCAACCTGTCGGTGCGCAAGGACGAGGGGCGCTTTTGGATGTCGGCCTCGGGCGTCGACAAGTCGCGGCTCGAGACGGTCGGCCGCGACATCCTCATGGTCACCGACTACGACGAGGCAGAGAACGCCATGCGCCTCTCGGTGCCGCCGGGTGTCGAGCCGCGCCGGGTATCGGTCGACGCCATCGAGCACTGGATGATCTACCGCGAGCACCCGGATGTGGGCGCGATCATCCACGTCCACGCCTGGATGGACGGCGTGCCCTCGACCGAGCTCAACTACCCCTGCGGCACCTTCGAGCTCGGCGAGGCGGTCGCCGAGACGCTGCGCCGCGCCGACGACCCCGCGCGGGCGATCGTTGGCCTCAAGAACCACGGCCTGACCATCACCGGCCGGAGCGTGGAAGACGTTTTGGCGCGCATCGAGGGTAGGCTGGTCCAGAACATCCCGATGATCTAA